In Streptomyces sp. NBC_00448, the following are encoded in one genomic region:
- a CDS encoding restriction endonuclease, with protein sequence MGAGMVLLVVLAVLAAGGVTGVLVRAGRREARAEKIRLAEQARIQALRSMEAVWLLGDREFEEYVAELCRRDGCTQVRRVDGANDLGADVVGRLPDGRKIVVQCKRYAKHRTVGSSDLQKFNGTVRDEHGADVPLFVASCKFTKQARSFAARHGLVLFDVDLLGFWNSGTTLMSLLDLDIGRSGTNRRLRPDHG encoded by the coding sequence ATGGGAGCGGGAATGGTGCTGTTGGTGGTGTTAGCCGTCCTGGCCGCGGGGGGTGTGACGGGCGTTCTGGTACGGGCTGGGCGTCGTGAGGCGCGCGCTGAGAAGATCCGGCTCGCGGAGCAGGCCCGGATCCAGGCACTGCGGTCGATGGAGGCGGTCTGGCTCCTGGGAGACCGGGAGTTCGAGGAATACGTGGCGGAGCTGTGCCGCCGGGACGGGTGCACCCAGGTGCGGCGCGTGGACGGTGCGAACGATCTGGGCGCGGACGTGGTGGGCCGGCTGCCGGACGGCCGGAAGATCGTGGTGCAGTGCAAGCGCTACGCCAAGCACCGCACGGTCGGCAGTTCCGACCTTCAAAAGTTCAACGGCACCGTCCGCGACGAACACGGAGCGGACGTCCCGCTGTTCGTCGCCTCGTGCAAGTTCACCAAGCAGGCCCGGTCCTTCGCCGCCCGGCACGGCTTGGTGCTCTTCGACGTCGACCTGCTCGGCTTCTGGAACAGCGGCACCACGCTGATGTCGCTCCTGGACCTGGACATCGGCCGTTCCGGCACCAACCGCCGCCTTCGCCCGGACCACGGCTGA
- a CDS encoding DUF4145 domain-containing protein — protein sequence MGVPTTNCGWCGAFAAMEFVQFSVTATGGHAPVPAAPGVRPRLVPTFWEMYTCPACNAASIALVAHEDGEDESVFLRWVPDKPPVRGYPDSVPKAIAGAAAEAHSSLRVGNIQAAVLMARTTVEATAKAKGITSGNLVAKIDALYAQHLIYEHVRDAAHEVRFAGNDAAHGDLVDDPISADEAATIVELMDMLLDGVFIAPAKTAAQTLARQARKNAGSTATTTTPAVSAP from the coding sequence ATGGGAGTGCCGACGACGAACTGCGGATGGTGTGGTGCCTTCGCAGCGATGGAGTTCGTCCAATTCAGCGTGACGGCGACAGGCGGGCATGCCCCCGTGCCCGCGGCACCCGGCGTGAGGCCGCGCTTGGTGCCGACGTTCTGGGAGATGTACACCTGCCCGGCCTGCAACGCAGCGAGCATTGCGCTGGTAGCCCACGAGGATGGCGAAGACGAGAGCGTCTTCCTCCGATGGGTTCCCGACAAGCCGCCGGTGAGGGGGTATCCCGACAGCGTGCCCAAGGCCATTGCAGGTGCGGCAGCAGAGGCTCACAGCTCGCTGCGGGTGGGCAACATCCAGGCCGCCGTCCTGATGGCGAGGACGACCGTGGAGGCAACGGCCAAGGCGAAGGGCATCACGTCGGGCAATCTCGTTGCCAAGATCGATGCTCTTTACGCTCAGCACTTGATCTACGAGCACGTCCGGGATGCCGCACACGAAGTCCGGTTCGCCGGTAACGACGCTGCCCACGGCGACTTGGTCGACGATCCGATCAGCGCCGATGAAGCGGCGACGATCGTCGAACTGATGGACATGCTCCTTGATGGTGTCTTCATCGCGCCGGCGAAAACGGCTGCCCAGACCCTTGCCCGGCAGGCCCGGAAGAACGCCGGCAGCACGGCGACCACCACTACTCCCGCGGTAAGCGCGCCCTAG
- a CDS encoding endonuclease domain-containing protein codes for MTDKDGRPLYYDGDRYAAGKKPLVYVQRWVFEHYSNTPLTSGQTVTRNCENALLCVHHEHATLWRNLGSEAFVNGRRDRAADDATPAERCTNGHIFDDGNIPYVNPKTGARSCRRCTRDSKLRSRGIDPEAVPYEPYRRGDTQCRSGHEYAVFGFKNRGEGRICNECVRIKSAKGNLKKGYGLTFGDIAQMLRDQDNACATCLTPFIKVDPDNFRMGDANVDHCHAYGHNRGLLCMDCNIAFGKVKDNIETLSRMIDYLKA; via the coding sequence ATGACGGACAAAGACGGCCGCCCGCTGTACTACGACGGTGACCGCTACGCAGCAGGCAAGAAGCCGCTCGTCTACGTCCAGCGCTGGGTGTTCGAGCACTACTCCAACACGCCGCTCACGTCGGGACAGACAGTCACACGCAACTGCGAGAACGCGTTACTGTGCGTCCATCACGAGCACGCGACCTTGTGGCGGAACCTGGGAAGCGAAGCCTTTGTGAACGGTAGACGTGATCGGGCCGCCGACGATGCCACTCCGGCCGAAAGATGCACAAACGGGCATATATTCGACGATGGCAACATTCCCTATGTGAACCCGAAGACAGGCGCCCGGAGCTGTCGGCGCTGCACGCGCGACTCGAAACTGCGTTCCCGCGGGATTGACCCAGAGGCGGTGCCGTACGAGCCCTATCGCAGGGGTGATACACAGTGCCGATCAGGCCACGAGTACGCCGTGTTCGGCTTCAAGAACCGCGGCGAGGGCCGGATATGCAACGAATGCGTCCGGATCAAGAGCGCGAAGGGCAACCTCAAGAAGGGCTATGGCCTGACGTTCGGGGACATCGCCCAGATGCTCAGGGACCAGGACAACGCCTGCGCCACATGCCTGACCCCCTTCATCAAGGTCGATCCCGACAACTTCCGGATGGGCGACGCCAACGTCGATCACTGCCATGCCTACGGGCACAACCGAGGGCTCCTCTGCATGGACTGCAACATCGCGTTTGGCAAGGTCAAGGACAACATAGAGACGCTCAGCAGGATGATCGACTATCTGAAGGCGTAA